A genomic region of Papaver somniferum cultivar HN1 chromosome 7, ASM357369v1, whole genome shotgun sequence contains the following coding sequences:
- the LOC113298135 gene encoding urease-like isoform X1, with amino-acid sequence MKLTPRENEKLSLHEAGYLAQKRLARGLQLNYTEAVALIATQILEFVRDGDKTVAELMDIGRQILGRRQVLPAVPHLLHMVQVEGTFRDGTKLITVHDAIASDNGNLELALHGSFLPVPSLDKFSDTEDDMIPGEILFATGDIVLNAGRPAITLKVVNTADRPVQIGSHYHFIEVNPYLVFDRRRAYGMRLNIPAGTAIRFEPGDAKSVTLVRIGGRQVIRGGNGIADGPFDVSQIAKVMEAVTAKSIGHQEEANASEGITGEAPTVTKVVSREAYANMYGPTTGDKVRLGDTDLYAEIERDFAVYGDECVFGGGKVIRDGMGQASGYSSSDCLDTVITSALIIDYTGIYKADVGMKGGLIVRIGKSGNPDVMHGVFFNMIIGVNTEVIAGEGLILTAGGIDCHVHFICPQLADTAISSGITTLIGGGTGPADGTRATTCTPGPVHMKLMLQSTDNLPLNFGFTGKGNSAKPEGLEEIIKSGAMGLKLHEDWGTTPAAIDNCLSVADKYDVQVNIHTDTLNESGCVEHTIAAFKDRTIHTYHSEGAGGGHAPDIIKVCGVKNVLPSSTNPTRPFTSNTVDEHLDMLMVCHHLDKNIPEDVSFAESRIRAETIAAEDILHDLGAISIISSDSQAMGRIGEVITRTWQTAHKMKKQRGQIGHTGSLNDNFRIKRYIAKYTINPAIANGFSEYVGSVEAGKLADLVLWKPSFFGAKPEMVIKGGEIAWANMGDPNASIPTPEPVMMRPMFGAFGNAGSSNSIAFVSKAAKEAGIGTEYGLKKRVEAVSNVRKLTKLDMKLNSALPVIEVDPETYTVTADGEVLTCSPATMVPLSRNYFLF; translated from the exons ATGAAATTGACTCCAAGAGAAAATGAGAAATTATCTTTGCACGAAGCTGGATATCTTGCGCAAAAGCGTCTTGCTCGGGGATTGCAGCTTAATTACACTGAAGCCGTAGCACTTATAGCTACACAG ATTTTGGAGTTTGTGCGCGATGGTGATAAGACTGTTGCAGAGTTGATGGACATTGGGAGACAAATTTTAGGAAG GAGGCAAGTTCTTCCAGCTGTTCCGCATCTTCTACACATGGTTCAG GTTGAAGGGACATTTCGAGACGGAACAAAGTTAATCACTGTTCATGATGCTATCGCGAGTGACAATGGCAATTTGGAGCTAGCTTTACATGGGTCTTTTCTTCCAG TTCCTTCGCTAGACAAGTTTTCTGATACAGAAGATGATATGATTCCCGGCGAAATATTGTTTGCAACGGGTGACATTGTGCTTAACGCTGGAAGGCCAGCTATTACTCTTAAGGTTGTTAACACTGCGGACAGACCTGTTCAG ATTGGTAGTCACTATCATTTCATTGAAGTAAACCCATATCTGGTTTTCGATCGAAGGAGAGCTTATGGCATGCGACTGAATATACCAGCAGGCACAGCTATTCGGTTTGAG CCAGGGGATGCCAAAAGTGTTACTCTGGTAAGAATTGGAGGAAGGCAAGTGATAAGAGGAGGGAATGGCATTGCAGACGGTCCTTTTGATGTTTCCCAGATTGCCAAGGTGATGGAAGCTGTGACTGCTAAATCAATTGGCCACCAAGAGGAAGCAAATGCTAG TGAAGGTATCACAGGAGAAGCTCCAACTGTAACGAAAGTAGTTTCTCGAGAAGCTTATGCTAACATGTATGGGCCTACGACTGGTGACAAAGTTCGCCTCGGTGATACCGACTTGTATGCAGAAATTGAAAGAGATTTTGCTGTTTATGGCGACGAATGTGTGTTTGGAGGTGGAAAGGTGATAAGGGATGGAATGGGGCAGGCTTCTGGCTATTCATCATCTGATTGCCTGGATACTGTTATTACAAGTGCCTTAATAATTGATTATACAGGAATTTACAAAGCTGATGTTGGTATGAAAGGGGGACTGATTGTCCGCATTGGAAAATCAGGAAATCCTGATGTTATGCATGGCGTTTTCTTTAATATGATCATCGGG GTCAACACTGAGGTTATTGCCGGAGAAGGACTTATTCTAACTGCAGGGGGCATTGACTGTCATGTTCATTTCATTTGTCCGCAACTAGCAGATACAGCAATATCAAGCG GTATCACAACGCTAATTGGAGGTGGGACTGGCCCTGCTGATGGAACTCGTGCAACTACATGTACTCCTGGACCAGTACACATGAAATTGATGTTGCAATCAACTGATAATTTGCCACTAAATTTTGGCTTCACGGGGAAG GGGAACAGTGCCAAGCCAGAGGGGTTGGAAGAAATAATCAAGTCAGGCGCGATGGGTTTGAAGCTACATGAGGACTGGGGAACCACCCCTGCTGCAATAGACAATTGTTTGAGTGTTGCAGACAAATATGACGTTCAA GTCAATATCCATACAGACACATTGAATGAATCTGGATGCGTAGAACATACCATAGCTGCTTTTAAAGATAGAACCATACACACATACCACAG TGAAGGCGCAGGCGGTGGTCATGCTCCAGATATTATCAAAGTATGTGGTGTAAAGAATGTCTTGCCTTCATCCACCAACCCAACTCGTCCTTTTACTTCCAATACAGTGGATGAGCACCTAGACATGCTT ATGGTTTGTCATCATCTTGATAAGAATATCCCAGAAGACGTATCATTTGCTGAATCTCGGATAAGGGCTGAGACAATTGCTGCAGAAGACATTTTGCATGATCTAGGGGCCATTAGTATTATTTCTTCTGATTCGCAAGCCATGGGTCGTATTGGAGAG GTGATAACGCGAACGTGGCAAACTGCTCACAAGATGAAGAAACAAAGGGGACAAATTGGTCATACTGGGTCCCTTAATGACAATTTCCGCATCAAACGATACATCGCCAAATACACTATCAATCCTGCAATAGCTAATGGGTTTTCTGAATACGTTGGTTCAGTTGAG GCTGGCAAATTAGCTGATCTTGTGTTGTGGAAGCCTTCTTTCTTTGGAGCAAAACCGGAAATGGTGATCAAAGGTGGCGAAATTGCTTGGGCTAATATGGGGGATCCAAACGCAAGCATCCCTACTCCTGAACCG GTAATGATGAGGCCTATGTTCGGCGCTTTTGGCAATGCTGGAAGTTCAAACTCGATTGCTTTTGTGAGCAAG GCTGCGAAGGAAGCTGGAATTGGAACAGAATATGGTCTTAAGAAGAGGGTCGAAGCTGTAAGCAACGTGAGGAAACTAACTAAACTGGATATGAAGCTCAATAGTGCACTTCCTGTGATTGAGGTGGACCCAGAGACATACACTGTTACAGCAGACGGTGAAGTCCTTACCTGCAGTCCAGCCACCATGGTTCCTCTATCGCGAAATTATTTCCTGTTCTAG
- the LOC113298135 gene encoding urease-like isoform X2, which yields MDIGRQILGRRQVLPAVPHLLHMVQVEGTFRDGTKLITVHDAIASDNGNLELALHGSFLPVPSLDKFSDTEDDMIPGEILFATGDIVLNAGRPAITLKVVNTADRPVQIGSHYHFIEVNPYLVFDRRRAYGMRLNIPAGTAIRFEPGDAKSVTLVRIGGRQVIRGGNGIADGPFDVSQIAKVMEAVTAKSIGHQEEANASEGITGEAPTVTKVVSREAYANMYGPTTGDKVRLGDTDLYAEIERDFAVYGDECVFGGGKVIRDGMGQASGYSSSDCLDTVITSALIIDYTGIYKADVGMKGGLIVRIGKSGNPDVMHGVFFNMIIGVNTEVIAGEGLILTAGGIDCHVHFICPQLADTAISSGITTLIGGGTGPADGTRATTCTPGPVHMKLMLQSTDNLPLNFGFTGKGNSAKPEGLEEIIKSGAMGLKLHEDWGTTPAAIDNCLSVADKYDVQVNIHTDTLNESGCVEHTIAAFKDRTIHTYHSEGAGGGHAPDIIKVCGVKNVLPSSTNPTRPFTSNTVDEHLDMLMVCHHLDKNIPEDVSFAESRIRAETIAAEDILHDLGAISIISSDSQAMGRIGEVITRTWQTAHKMKKQRGQIGHTGSLNDNFRIKRYIAKYTINPAIANGFSEYVGSVEAGKLADLVLWKPSFFGAKPEMVIKGGEIAWANMGDPNASIPTPEPVMMRPMFGAFGNAGSSNSIAFVSKAAKEAGIGTEYGLKKRVEAVSNVRKLTKLDMKLNSALPVIEVDPETYTVTADGEVLTCSPATMVPLSRNYFLF from the exons ATGGACATTGGGAGACAAATTTTAGGAAG GAGGCAAGTTCTTCCAGCTGTTCCGCATCTTCTACACATGGTTCAG GTTGAAGGGACATTTCGAGACGGAACAAAGTTAATCACTGTTCATGATGCTATCGCGAGTGACAATGGCAATTTGGAGCTAGCTTTACATGGGTCTTTTCTTCCAG TTCCTTCGCTAGACAAGTTTTCTGATACAGAAGATGATATGATTCCCGGCGAAATATTGTTTGCAACGGGTGACATTGTGCTTAACGCTGGAAGGCCAGCTATTACTCTTAAGGTTGTTAACACTGCGGACAGACCTGTTCAG ATTGGTAGTCACTATCATTTCATTGAAGTAAACCCATATCTGGTTTTCGATCGAAGGAGAGCTTATGGCATGCGACTGAATATACCAGCAGGCACAGCTATTCGGTTTGAG CCAGGGGATGCCAAAAGTGTTACTCTGGTAAGAATTGGAGGAAGGCAAGTGATAAGAGGAGGGAATGGCATTGCAGACGGTCCTTTTGATGTTTCCCAGATTGCCAAGGTGATGGAAGCTGTGACTGCTAAATCAATTGGCCACCAAGAGGAAGCAAATGCTAG TGAAGGTATCACAGGAGAAGCTCCAACTGTAACGAAAGTAGTTTCTCGAGAAGCTTATGCTAACATGTATGGGCCTACGACTGGTGACAAAGTTCGCCTCGGTGATACCGACTTGTATGCAGAAATTGAAAGAGATTTTGCTGTTTATGGCGACGAATGTGTGTTTGGAGGTGGAAAGGTGATAAGGGATGGAATGGGGCAGGCTTCTGGCTATTCATCATCTGATTGCCTGGATACTGTTATTACAAGTGCCTTAATAATTGATTATACAGGAATTTACAAAGCTGATGTTGGTATGAAAGGGGGACTGATTGTCCGCATTGGAAAATCAGGAAATCCTGATGTTATGCATGGCGTTTTCTTTAATATGATCATCGGG GTCAACACTGAGGTTATTGCCGGAGAAGGACTTATTCTAACTGCAGGGGGCATTGACTGTCATGTTCATTTCATTTGTCCGCAACTAGCAGATACAGCAATATCAAGCG GTATCACAACGCTAATTGGAGGTGGGACTGGCCCTGCTGATGGAACTCGTGCAACTACATGTACTCCTGGACCAGTACACATGAAATTGATGTTGCAATCAACTGATAATTTGCCACTAAATTTTGGCTTCACGGGGAAG GGGAACAGTGCCAAGCCAGAGGGGTTGGAAGAAATAATCAAGTCAGGCGCGATGGGTTTGAAGCTACATGAGGACTGGGGAACCACCCCTGCTGCAATAGACAATTGTTTGAGTGTTGCAGACAAATATGACGTTCAA GTCAATATCCATACAGACACATTGAATGAATCTGGATGCGTAGAACATACCATAGCTGCTTTTAAAGATAGAACCATACACACATACCACAG TGAAGGCGCAGGCGGTGGTCATGCTCCAGATATTATCAAAGTATGTGGTGTAAAGAATGTCTTGCCTTCATCCACCAACCCAACTCGTCCTTTTACTTCCAATACAGTGGATGAGCACCTAGACATGCTT ATGGTTTGTCATCATCTTGATAAGAATATCCCAGAAGACGTATCATTTGCTGAATCTCGGATAAGGGCTGAGACAATTGCTGCAGAAGACATTTTGCATGATCTAGGGGCCATTAGTATTATTTCTTCTGATTCGCAAGCCATGGGTCGTATTGGAGAG GTGATAACGCGAACGTGGCAAACTGCTCACAAGATGAAGAAACAAAGGGGACAAATTGGTCATACTGGGTCCCTTAATGACAATTTCCGCATCAAACGATACATCGCCAAATACACTATCAATCCTGCAATAGCTAATGGGTTTTCTGAATACGTTGGTTCAGTTGAG GCTGGCAAATTAGCTGATCTTGTGTTGTGGAAGCCTTCTTTCTTTGGAGCAAAACCGGAAATGGTGATCAAAGGTGGCGAAATTGCTTGGGCTAATATGGGGGATCCAAACGCAAGCATCCCTACTCCTGAACCG GTAATGATGAGGCCTATGTTCGGCGCTTTTGGCAATGCTGGAAGTTCAAACTCGATTGCTTTTGTGAGCAAG GCTGCGAAGGAAGCTGGAATTGGAACAGAATATGGTCTTAAGAAGAGGGTCGAAGCTGTAAGCAACGTGAGGAAACTAACTAAACTGGATATGAAGCTCAATAGTGCACTTCCTGTGATTGAGGTGGACCCAGAGACATACACTGTTACAGCAGACGGTGAAGTCCTTACCTGCAGTCCAGCCACCATGGTTCCTCTATCGCGAAATTATTTCCTGTTCTAG
- the LOC113292899 gene encoding uncharacterized protein At4g38062-like: MEKVYKELDDVKDERDKLKDELRIKESAVKHLYSANDKLRSDYGQKLQKLEGDNKNLLIALDESNVKSNAQDQKICAFKQEIEGLKELLRVSKKKCCEAEERGANISKQLGKREDMCIKLEEENMKYKEQLKWKKEQFDYLEEAHKKMQDEFQLSKKEWAKEKLNLIEEISTLSTSLDSQIRISESLQSRLEMCNHALAREESRRKLLEVEISELKQCNESVLADYQEEKTKVESMRAKRDEEIASLRNSLGTNQTFSKEMEFRISYLEEENRVLRGSLKEFQEAQIQDAGAGSSLLNIRNKLKGLEKVHSECSMNMKARESEFVSQTEKLMVNLNDCKSELDSKCKLIQELQMELELWSSATLQLKVDNEEMSVLLVMYKSGFADAQSNLMNSEAQMKLCDSERRENVARLMEQLEEKNSSLTKAYAEIEKGRQTAALLVKKIESLDASNMSNSKTEMELYSKMKEAQIAHLMEELDQKNDSLLKACDEIEKYSGISASSEKKIELFHASVQQYSVVQNEFERCKTIQVVGELDIQVKNFMIIELEEEIHNLQQKLELQDKSLLCSDQNEKHLEAALELKQLEIEKVQDQLGNQGRSLEGVIEKLESEKILLRDEIVMLTSEKKDFLNLLGDFSDRVNGFSDKGSELMARLENTMQSISKASELDFQVKSLTIIDLEEEIYKLQKQLELLDKSMLYSKQNEQHLEAALEMKQSEIEEVQNQLGNQERTYKGVIEKLEYEKTLLRDEIVKLTSEKKDILEFLEDFSDNVSEFSDRDTELMARLEDISKST; encoded by the coding sequence ATGGAGAAGGTTTATAAAGAATTAGATGATGTTAAAGATGAAAGAGATAAACTAAAAGATGAGTTACGAATTAAAGAATCTGCTGTTAAACATCTGTATTCAGCAAACGATAAACTCCGGTCTGATTATGGACAGAAGTTACAGAAATTGGAAGGGGATAATAAAAACCTGTTAATTGCATTAGATGAGTCAAATGTGAAAAGCAATGCGCAAGACCAGAAGATTTGTGCGTTTAAGCAGGAGATTGAAGGTTTAAAGGAACTCTTAAGGGTGTCAAAGAAAAAGTGTTGTGAAGCAGAAGAAAGAGGGGCTAATATTAGTAAACAGCTGGGAAAGAGAGAAGACATGTGCATTAAACTAGAAGAGGAAAATATGAAATACAAGGAACAACTGAAATGGAAGAAAGAGCAATTTGATTATCTCGAAGAAGCGCATAAAAAGATGCAAGATGAGTTCCAGTTGAGTAAGAAGGAATGGGCTAAGGAGAAGTTAAACCTCATTGAAGAGATTTcaacattaagcacaagtttggATTCACAGATAAGAATATCGGAAAGTCTTCAGAGCCGGTTGGAGATGTGCAACCATGCGTTAGCCCGTGAAGAAAGCAGAAGGAAGTTACTTGAAGTTGAAATTTCTGAATTGAAGCAGTGCAACGAGAGTGTTCTTGCAGATTACCAAGAGGAGAAAACAAAGGTTGAAAGCATGAGAGCAAAAAGGGATGAAGAAATTGCATCTCTAAGAAACTCATTAGGCACAAACCAGACATTTTCCAAAGAGATGGAGTTCAGAATAAGTTATCTGGAGGAAGAAAACCGGGTTTTGCGGGGATCTCTTAAAGAATTTCAGGAAGCTCAGATCCAAGATGCTGGTGCAGGTTCTTCATTATTGAATATACGTAACAAGCTTAAAGGTTTGGAGAAAGTGCATAGTGAATGCTCCATGAATATGAAAGCTAGAGAATCTGAATTTGTTTCTCAAACCGAAAAGCTGATGGTAAATCTGAATGACTGTAAATCTGAGTTGGATTCGAAATGTAAACTAATACAGGAACTGCAGATGGAGCTAGAACTCTGGAGTTCGGCGACCTTACAGTTAAAAGTAGATAATGAAGAAATGTCCGTGTTGCTTGTGATGTACAAATCAGGATTTGCTGATGCTCAATCAAACCTAATGAATTCGGAAGCTCAAATGAAACTTTGCGACTCTGAGAGaagagaaaatgttgctcgtctAATGGAGCAATTGGAGGAGAAGAACAGTTCCCTGACTAAAGCCTATGCTGAAATTGAGAAGGGCCGTCAGACTGCAGCACTATTAGTGAAGAAGATCGAGTCCTTAGATGCATCAAATATGTCAAATTCGAAAACTGAGATGGAACTTTACAGCAAAATGAAAGAAGCACAAATTGCGCATCTGATGGAGGAGTTGGATCAAAAGAACGACTCGTTGCTGAAAGCCTGTGATGAAATTGAAAAGTATAGCGGGATCTCGGCATCATCAGAGAAGAAAATAGAGTTGTTTCATGCATCTGTGCAGCAGTATAGTGTGGTGCAGAACGAGTTTGAGAGGTGTAAAACAATTCAGGTTGTAGGTGAGCTAGACATCCAGGTGAAGAATTTCATGATTATCGAACTAGAAGAAGAAATCCACAACTTGCAGCAAAAGTTGGAGCTACAAGACAAGTCCTTGTTGTGTTCAGATCAAAATGAAAAGCATCTTGAAGCTGCACTGGAATTGAAACAATTGGAAATTGAAAAAGTTCAAGATCAACTTGGGAATCAAGGAAGAAGCTTAGAAGGCGTCATCGAAAAGCTTGAATCCGAAAAAATCCTTTTGCGTGATGAAATTGTTATGCTGACATCTGAGAAAAAAGACTTTTTGAACCTTCTAGGGGATTTCTCTGACCGGGTTAATGGGTTTTCTGATAAAGGCTCAGAGCTTATGGCAAGGTTGGAGAATACAATGCAGAGTATCAGCAAGGCTAGTGAACTAGATTTCCAGGTGAAGAGCTTGACAATTATCGACCTAGAAGAGGAAATCTACAAATTGCAGAAACAATTGGAGCTACTAGACAAGTCCATGTTGTACTCAAAGCAAAATGAACAGCATCTTGAAGCTGCATTGGAAATGAAACAATCTGAAATCGAAGAAGTTCAAAATCAACTTGGAAACCAAGAAAGAACCTACAAAGGTGTTATCGAAAAGCTTGAATATGAAAAAACCCTTTTGCGTGATGAAATCGTGAAGCTGACATCCGAGAAGAAAGACATTTTGGAATTTCTCGAGGATTTCTCTGACAATGTCAGTGAGTTTTCTGATAGAGACACAGAGCTAATGGCAAGGTTAGAGGATATCAGCAAGTCTACCTAA
- the LOC113298135 gene encoding urease-like isoform X3 has protein sequence MIPGEILFATGDIVLNAGRPAITLKVVNTADRPVQIGSHYHFIEVNPYLVFDRRRAYGMRLNIPAGTAIRFEPGDAKSVTLVRIGGRQVIRGGNGIADGPFDVSQIAKVMEAVTAKSIGHQEEANASEGITGEAPTVTKVVSREAYANMYGPTTGDKVRLGDTDLYAEIERDFAVYGDECVFGGGKVIRDGMGQASGYSSSDCLDTVITSALIIDYTGIYKADVGMKGGLIVRIGKSGNPDVMHGVFFNMIIGVNTEVIAGEGLILTAGGIDCHVHFICPQLADTAISSGITTLIGGGTGPADGTRATTCTPGPVHMKLMLQSTDNLPLNFGFTGKGNSAKPEGLEEIIKSGAMGLKLHEDWGTTPAAIDNCLSVADKYDVQVNIHTDTLNESGCVEHTIAAFKDRTIHTYHSEGAGGGHAPDIIKVCGVKNVLPSSTNPTRPFTSNTVDEHLDMLMVCHHLDKNIPEDVSFAESRIRAETIAAEDILHDLGAISIISSDSQAMGRIGEVITRTWQTAHKMKKQRGQIGHTGSLNDNFRIKRYIAKYTINPAIANGFSEYVGSVEAGKLADLVLWKPSFFGAKPEMVIKGGEIAWANMGDPNASIPTPEPVMMRPMFGAFGNAGSSNSIAFVSKAAKEAGIGTEYGLKKRVEAVSNVRKLTKLDMKLNSALPVIEVDPETYTVTADGEVLTCSPATMVPLSRNYFLF, from the exons ATGATTCCCGGCGAAATATTGTTTGCAACGGGTGACATTGTGCTTAACGCTGGAAGGCCAGCTATTACTCTTAAGGTTGTTAACACTGCGGACAGACCTGTTCAG ATTGGTAGTCACTATCATTTCATTGAAGTAAACCCATATCTGGTTTTCGATCGAAGGAGAGCTTATGGCATGCGACTGAATATACCAGCAGGCACAGCTATTCGGTTTGAG CCAGGGGATGCCAAAAGTGTTACTCTGGTAAGAATTGGAGGAAGGCAAGTGATAAGAGGAGGGAATGGCATTGCAGACGGTCCTTTTGATGTTTCCCAGATTGCCAAGGTGATGGAAGCTGTGACTGCTAAATCAATTGGCCACCAAGAGGAAGCAAATGCTAG TGAAGGTATCACAGGAGAAGCTCCAACTGTAACGAAAGTAGTTTCTCGAGAAGCTTATGCTAACATGTATGGGCCTACGACTGGTGACAAAGTTCGCCTCGGTGATACCGACTTGTATGCAGAAATTGAAAGAGATTTTGCTGTTTATGGCGACGAATGTGTGTTTGGAGGTGGAAAGGTGATAAGGGATGGAATGGGGCAGGCTTCTGGCTATTCATCATCTGATTGCCTGGATACTGTTATTACAAGTGCCTTAATAATTGATTATACAGGAATTTACAAAGCTGATGTTGGTATGAAAGGGGGACTGATTGTCCGCATTGGAAAATCAGGAAATCCTGATGTTATGCATGGCGTTTTCTTTAATATGATCATCGGG GTCAACACTGAGGTTATTGCCGGAGAAGGACTTATTCTAACTGCAGGGGGCATTGACTGTCATGTTCATTTCATTTGTCCGCAACTAGCAGATACAGCAATATCAAGCG GTATCACAACGCTAATTGGAGGTGGGACTGGCCCTGCTGATGGAACTCGTGCAACTACATGTACTCCTGGACCAGTACACATGAAATTGATGTTGCAATCAACTGATAATTTGCCACTAAATTTTGGCTTCACGGGGAAG GGGAACAGTGCCAAGCCAGAGGGGTTGGAAGAAATAATCAAGTCAGGCGCGATGGGTTTGAAGCTACATGAGGACTGGGGAACCACCCCTGCTGCAATAGACAATTGTTTGAGTGTTGCAGACAAATATGACGTTCAA GTCAATATCCATACAGACACATTGAATGAATCTGGATGCGTAGAACATACCATAGCTGCTTTTAAAGATAGAACCATACACACATACCACAG TGAAGGCGCAGGCGGTGGTCATGCTCCAGATATTATCAAAGTATGTGGTGTAAAGAATGTCTTGCCTTCATCCACCAACCCAACTCGTCCTTTTACTTCCAATACAGTGGATGAGCACCTAGACATGCTT ATGGTTTGTCATCATCTTGATAAGAATATCCCAGAAGACGTATCATTTGCTGAATCTCGGATAAGGGCTGAGACAATTGCTGCAGAAGACATTTTGCATGATCTAGGGGCCATTAGTATTATTTCTTCTGATTCGCAAGCCATGGGTCGTATTGGAGAG GTGATAACGCGAACGTGGCAAACTGCTCACAAGATGAAGAAACAAAGGGGACAAATTGGTCATACTGGGTCCCTTAATGACAATTTCCGCATCAAACGATACATCGCCAAATACACTATCAATCCTGCAATAGCTAATGGGTTTTCTGAATACGTTGGTTCAGTTGAG GCTGGCAAATTAGCTGATCTTGTGTTGTGGAAGCCTTCTTTCTTTGGAGCAAAACCGGAAATGGTGATCAAAGGTGGCGAAATTGCTTGGGCTAATATGGGGGATCCAAACGCAAGCATCCCTACTCCTGAACCG GTAATGATGAGGCCTATGTTCGGCGCTTTTGGCAATGCTGGAAGTTCAAACTCGATTGCTTTTGTGAGCAAG GCTGCGAAGGAAGCTGGAATTGGAACAGAATATGGTCTTAAGAAGAGGGTCGAAGCTGTAAGCAACGTGAGGAAACTAACTAAACTGGATATGAAGCTCAATAGTGCACTTCCTGTGATTGAGGTGGACCCAGAGACATACACTGTTACAGCAGACGGTGAAGTCCTTACCTGCAGTCCAGCCACCATGGTTCCTCTATCGCGAAATTATTTCCTGTTCTAG
- the LOC113298136 gene encoding mitochondrial pyruvate carrier 1 gives MAAFKAFLNSPVGPKTTHFWGPIANWGFVAAGLVDMQKPPELISGNMTGAMCVYSGLFMRFAWMVQPRNYLLLACHASNETVQLYQFSRWAKAQGYLEGKKDEAKKPEEAKKPE, from the exons ATGGCCGCCTTTAAAGCGTTCTTGAATAGCCCAGTGGGTCCTAAAACAACTCATTTTTGGGGTCCTATTGCCAATTGGGGATTTGTTGCAGCT GGGTTAGTTGATATGCAAAAACCCCCAGAACTGATATCTGGCAACATGACTGGAG CAATGTGTGTCTATTCGGGGTTGTTCATGAGGTTCGCATGGATGGTACAGCCACGAAACTATCTACTTCTGGCATGCCATGCCTCAAATGAGACTGTCCAGCTTTATCAATTCTCACGATGGGCTAAAGCGCAAGG GTACTTGGAGGGCAAAAAAGATGAAGCTAAAAAACCAGAGGAAGCAAAAAAACCAGAGTGA